The following are encoded in a window of Lates calcarifer isolate ASB-BC8 linkage group LG20, TLL_Latcal_v3, whole genome shotgun sequence genomic DNA:
- the bsx gene encoding brain-specific homeobox protein homolog: protein MSMNYASAAPTQRSTSFFIEDILLHKPKPLREVIPSPFCSSLASRMPILEYGYPLMPTPILAPHPHHPLHKPEHHQYFFTSGMQMPALFQHHAELPGKHCRRRKARTVFSDSQLSGLEKRFEIQRYLSTPERVELATALSLSETQVKTWFQNRRMKHKKQLRKAQDERKTPGELDRSAENSSESELNDKSAEELKHGLEPDSYMLEENDDDVDIEDDICSPDHLL, encoded by the exons ATGAGTATGAACTACGCGTCTGCGGCGCCCACGCAGAGGTCGACGTCGTTTTTCATTGAGGACATCTTATTGCACAAACCCAAGCCGCTGAGAGAGGTCATTCCCTCGCCGTTCTGCAGCTCCCTGGCCTCCCGGATGCCCATTTTGGAGTATGGATACCCACTGATGCCAACCCCGATACTGGCGCCGCATCCGCACCATCCTCTGCACAAACCAGAGCATCACCAGTACTTCTTCACATCTG GGATGCAGATGCCGGCCTTGTTCCAGCACCACGCGGAGTTACCggggaaacactgcagacgCAGGAAGGCCCGGACGGTTTTCTCCGACTCGCAGCTGTCCGGCCTGGAGAAGAGGTTTGAAATCCAGCGGTACCTGTCCACACCGGAGAGAGTGGAGCTGGCCACGGCGCTCAGCCTGTccgagacacag GTGAAAACGTGGTTTCAGAACCGGCGGATGAAGCACAAGAAGCAGCTGAGGAAAGCGCAGGACGAGCGGAAGACGCCCGGGGAGCTGGACCGATCCGCGGAGAACTCCAGCGAGAGCGAACTGAACGACAAGAGCGCGGAGGAGCTGAAACACGGACTGGAGCCGGACTCGTACATGCTGGAGGAAAACGACGACGACGTGGACATCGAGGATGACATTTGTTCACCGGATCATCTACTATAG